tgcttcttgccatgtcatcatgtgcattgcatcatcatgttttcaaaacttgcatccgtccgggtttcccccagTTCCgtgtgttgtccgttctgagcccacacacacttgcacgcgcccgcggcacgtccgaaatattattttataagtggccggaaaatgttctcggtatAGGTTGAAAGTTGGCGTACGGTGCTGTTTTGTTgccggtaggccgcctgccaagtttcatcccattcggaGTTTGTTCGAcgccccaacagataactatagcgacaatatagtcgatcaatcgtcggacgttttcggtctccgaaaacagtcgtcgggtctccctctcttctcttctctcagctcgagaccgtctacacggcCCACTACCAACCGCCAGGTTCGAAAACCCCTCTTttcacagtgcatcgacccctcgcgcgcgtccgaaaattgtcccagacccgacccgagcagtcatgaccgttgggtccggatcatccccaaacatttacaaaacatctccgttttcttaattggatTTTCTAACTTATTTTTTCTCGATCGTCGGATTTCAATCAGATGATCAAAGCTCCCctcttttcctatatatatatcatATAGACTCCCTAGTCTAATTTAGGtcaaaccctaacttctagggagTTTGTCCCTTCGAGCCGCCGCCTATCATTTCCCCTCGGGGTCCATCCCCACCTACCAGCTTCAAACCCCCGATCCGAGAgaatcctctcgatctctccccacCAACCCGAGACCTCCCATCGATCCAACCCTCCTCTGCCTTCCTGCCCGTTCTGGATCGAGGAGCCCGAGCCCCCGCAGCCACCCGAGGCCTCCGCGGCCTGCCCCTACTGCAAGCTCATGCCCGAACCTCGCCGTCCTCGTTTGGCCGTCGTGTCGTCGGAGGCCACCGTTCCCTGCCACAGTTGAGCATAACGACGTCCCTTCCCTTCCTTCCTCTGGCTCCTTGCTTCTCCTCTCAGCATCTCTGCCTCCCTTTTTCTCCAGGAGCTCGGCGCCAACGCCATGGATGCCACCACTAGGAGCTTCGCCCGCGCTGCCGCCATGGATTGGATCCGGCCGGAGTTGCTCCTCCGCCGCCCTGCTCCGTTCGTCGCCGTCTCCGTAAGATCCAGCGAGGTCCATGCGTTCCCGCCCTCGTCCGTCGCTCTCCCGGCGACCAAGCTGCCGGAGCAATAACGCCCTGTCGCCACCGTCAAGGACCACCAGGAGGAGTGCCCGCGCCCAGTCCAGTCTTCGTGCCGGAGCGCCGAGCCGCAAGCCCCTGCGCCTCTTCCGCCGGAGCCCTGAAGTCCTTCCGTCGTGGCCTTGCCCGAGCCTCCCGGCGCCCGCCTACCATGGCCGCCTCGTCCCTGCTCCAGAGAAGGACGAGCAGCGCCGTGCCTGTTGACTGTGTCGCCAAATCCGCCGCCCACGTCCTCGACTGGATCCGCCGGATCCCCATCGCCGCGCCAAGTCCTGATGCCGCCGATGCCGCTGCGTTTACTTCCCCGGCGCTGCTCGAGAGCGAGTCCTGCCCAGCGCTCAAGTCTGCGTGGCGCGGTTCTGCTTCGTTCAAGCAGGGGAAGACACACGCAGCTAGCGCCCCTGATCCTCGCGTTGACCGCGCCACGGACCCGCTCCTTCCATGTCTCTCCAGCCAGATCCCGAGTCCAGCAACAGGCCCAGCCTGCTTCTTTGTCAGGGCCCAGCCGCTCCTCAACCCTCCATCGTCCTAGGCCTCAAACCGTGGTGCGCAGCCCAGCCGGTTTAGTTTTGGCCTGCCTTGTTTTTTCTGTtattgaggaatttgtctatttatccaggATTTACTTATTTGTAGAGAacccctcatcattcatgcatttaataactcactaacggtgcatcggtttaaaatgcttTATGTATGagaaatgactagaatttcatctagttttatAATATCCAATTTTCatttatgtttaaaatgtttaatatgTTGTTTGTATTATTTTgcctaatgccatgttaaaatgatttacttcataacttaataaccgtagctccaaacctaacaaactttatatgtaaatggggtagaaaaatgcatagtttatcatggtggctttactttgcatgtttaacaaccctaaaattgtgtttagggcagaacagtaccaaacctaaaatatgcacattaggagtttccggacttgttgtttgttattccggactcatttaaacttgcctagataggtagttttcatgttcttcacctcttgccatgttaatcaacatttaatattgttgggtacataaatgatatcgaactaaataacttgtggtgtttcatcaatatgcaactcgttgcatattgagctccacttaatttgtagaattgcttgtgcactttgccatgccatgcttctttaaaccggacatgcatcatacttaattgtgcgtcatgccatgtttatgtggtggttgtttaccatgttgtttgcttcttttcgttgttgcttcttcgggttggttccgataatgtcgtgtttgtaaggatccgttcgactacgtccgtttgtcttcttcatggactcgttcttcttccttgcgggatctcaggcaatatgaccatatcctcgaaatcacttctatctttgcttgctagttgctcgctctattgctatgtcgcgatacctaccacttgctatgtcatgcctcccatattgccatgtcaagcctctaacccacctttcctagcaaaccgttgtttggctatgttatcgctttgctcagcccctcttatagcgttgctagttgcaggtgaagatgaagtttgttccttgttggaacatggatattgttgggatatcacgatatctcttatttactttaatgcatctatatacttggtaaagggtggaaggctcggccttatgcctggtgttttgttccactcttgccgccctagtttccatcataccggtgttatgttccttgagtttgcattccttacgcggttgggttataatgggaaccccttgatagttcgccttgaataaaactcctccagcaaggcctaaccttggttttacatttgcctaacaacctattacccttcccttgggtcggccaacccaagggtcatctttattttaaacccgcccctcccccccccccgggccagtgcttctctaagtgttggtccgaactgagctgcctgcggggccatctcggggaaacttgagggttggttttactcgtagctagtctcatccggtgttgccctgagaacgaggtacaagcaactcctatcgggatttgtcggcacatcgagtggctttgctagtcttgttttaccattgtcgaaatgtcttgtaaccgggatttcgagtctgatcgggtcgtcctgggagaaggaatatccttcgttggtcatgagagcttgtgatgggctaagttgggcacccctgcagggatttgaactttcgaaagtcgtgcccgcggttatgggcagatgggaatttgttaatgtacggttgtagaaaattttacacttaacttaattaaaaatgcatcaaccgcgtgtgtagccgtgatggtctcttctcggcggggtctgggaagtgaacatggtgttggagttatgcttgaacgtaagtagtttcaggatcactttttgatcacttctagttcacgaccgtgctttgccttctcttctcgctctcagttgcgtaagttagccaccatatatgctagtgcttgctacagctccacctcataccttttcccggcccataagcttaaatagtcttgatcgtgagggtgtgagattgctgagtccccatgactcatagtttacttccaaaaccaatttGCAGGCGTCGATGTTACCGTGCAGgtaacgcaaccgagctcaaggaggagctcgatgaagatcgtgttcgttgtgttgattCATTTTCcagttgatcggtagtggagcccagtcggggcgatcgaggatcttatgcatttggggttgtctttattttggttccgtagtcggaccttgattgtatgtggatgatgtaatgctatatttatgtgttgtgtgaagtggcaattgtaagccaactctgtatctctatcttattcagtacatgggatgtgtaaagattacccctcttgtggcatgcctactatgcggttatgcctctaactcgtgctccgacacgtgggagatatagccgcatcgtgggtgttacaagttggtaatcagagccttccccgacttaggagcccccctgcttgattgaatcgctcgCGTTGTtgggtctagaaaaatgttttgagtcttataggattatatatcggagagtaggattctttttactcctcggtcccttcgtcgctctggtggggcttcctgacgtagagttttgactcttctcttctcaaatttcacaaaaaaattaggatcacgcgggtatcttggaatcgttccgatggttttgtgatgagaacattgttcttggtgcctcctgacatttaggggttgtggcagtgtcccggggagttgagctccgaggtgttgtcgtcacaattttatcgttgcagttctggaatacctgagtttcgccgacatcgaaaatctcttttatgcagttgttggtgagataacctcaatgccacccagtactggggtgggagttcgggagtattgccataactcgtataaaggatgctttttgaaggttgaggtaaatgatttccgaaggtttcttggttatgcgttgaaggatggatacagctagatgtaggatttgctagttttgggtgagatattatgcttcccttgtatccccaacacctgattgcataaccagatagtttcaggagtttataagtgggaattaaagtagctcttaggatatctttccgacagatgcatgatatgagattggggtttgacgtctagtggtccgcctatccacagttggttttacagtggtctcgttgtgtcttaaagagtccttggctatgctgactcggggacgcttcgtatgtcatgtgcactgccttgtacatgacggtgttgtacgatcgagcccgtgtgggccccaccacgaaaactttggacgaaatctctatcatatgtttgtttccggcttattctgcaagccaatcctttgttttgttttgagttgtggttttcgagttgcttcaatgtcaagtgttgattccatacctttcctaagcggtgttctcatatttctatgtgagtaCTAATCTTTCATGATAATCGGGATTGTCATGTAAATCCTTTTCAACCGATGTCTTTCTCTTTAAGTGGACCCgatcttttcaacatccgcaagatcaactcaagtcttctcaatggtgttcgttTCATCTGTCCTCAAGTTGCctctgtttttcccgccctcccaccctttttcttcaaggattcagacttcttaatcaagtatccctcttattgatgtgaagtctctccattcttttccgtcaatattcttatccggggattatcaggaagatactaacagagcttcaagtttatcattctttgttctctttcttctccggtggatactATTCAATATTTGTTAATCATACTCATTTCCCCGTTTTAAATGTTTTCTCATGCTAGTGCACTtcttaatcatccacctcttgctattcatgtttATCTTGAGTGCTGAAGATATTCCAGAAGATTTAAGTTTCTATTCATAATcctttcaagctatttcgaggtcttaccttattcaagccatttaattcaactggtgcaatctctatTCAAAATCATTCcaatggtgtttctcttgagtgggccctaacccacaggtcttttcccaggatcttacctgactcttcttttcccaaagttattctcaaattcatctcaaagtttgtcgtaagaatgaattatcatcactcATATGTCTttgtccaagatctttcaaattcttttcatcgtcagttcaacctttctaatattcatcccggagtatctcaacaattcttggtggtgtttctcgtcgtcattctcggattttgaagaccaaagaggagttcctcttaaatccatacccgttcttccaaagattcgtggctctagcttgatgccatcctctcttaattgttttcgatcgtgagaaattcttttcacccatccggagcatttcaggagtcttttcagtttgattctccggagcccatcatctcagaattttcattccagctttcagctctcattctaaaaatcttatcggtgcatcgatcaaatctcctctaattagttcatgatctcttcgttctcttataTCTAAACTCTCTCATATATCTTTGTTCATTTTCAAATTATCccaggtgtttctttatctttacttcgttcattttcaattcttacggtggttcgttcaagatttctcatcctttgttatcatatcaatttattcgttatttcaatcctaccagtggttcgttgaagaccttcccaagtttgtgatgtatctctcttaatcctttctatgagaataagtagtatgccaaatccgttgcttgtcatcaatttaattgatgaaggataagcataatgtaattcttattcttgtttcatccaagtgattaattccttattccggaggctcatcaaattctcggtttctagTTATTCAtatttcttttccggagtttcaagttttccgctttatctcgtcgcaaagctccatctaaatcattgcaagactTCAATCTTGTTCGCCTCAAACCTTCTATTCTTTTATCTTATCATTTctaaccggagttcttcatggaggttacaTGGTGGCTCATTAAGGatccctttcattcttcaattgttcatcAATATTTCTCTCGAAGCGATGGTCCGCCAAGCTATGCTTCAAGTATTTTTCATCTTGCAGCCCGAAGTGCAATTGTTTCTACCTTAtcgtttgaggtggtgttatgtccttgttgataatttcccttcgtgtttcatgattcacaagtttcaagagtgacatatctaaatccatcattttctcttcgcgtAAGACATCTTTTCAAACCATCAAtcccttcgttggagttatcttgggttatatttcacctaaagctttccctaaggattgttgctattgatGGTGCTCatgaatgacccaagttcttcatttattctcccggtggaataagtttctcgtctccttgttgttatcaatccaatcctttgtttccgtagtggcagaatttcacctcaaatttCGAGAtgatttccataagcccacaacaagtttactcttttcgttgtgggttttccaacaactccgttcgcccCTTCTCCTAAAtatgctttttcaagctcatttgaggtagaagatgtggttttctcctccgttcttttgattccattcttacattcattccggaggcattgtatTGTTACTAtattcacccatcacctcgttttgtcaaagatcatgttcttttcgtgcttatccattttaccagagtgtcgtgccctcttttcaagttctctcGTCTTTTGAAGatttacctcccttctcaaccggagtgctgtctgaaatcgttcttaccccttgtgccgttCTTTCAATAgctctggaggcagtgtgttgttgatctcatcaagtatcctctaaTCTTTTCAAGTTCATATTctttgccttccatttccaaccgaagTGAAGtcataattgatccttatcgttccctatacatctcgtttctaccagaGTGCTTGCatttacttcttgtccattgcaaccctttttcttatgtcttcaacctacaaggttctagtaatgttccttgttcctcttttctaacggagtgctttcaactttgttcatctctgttgtattctttctttctagttgttcaacctctcaaggttctttggtttcacttatctgtcaaagaagcaacttagttttacctctcctcttcctcttccgtttctctccggtgccattctagatctcgggacgagatcctctcgtagtggtggagtgttgtgatgccccgagaccgatgcgccacgtgtcttccagttattcgttgttgttgccatgtcattcgcttgcgtgttgcttcttgccatgtcatatgtgcattgcatcatcatgttttcaaaacttgcatccgtctgggtttcccccagttccgtccgttgtccgttctgagcccagacacacttgcacgcacccgtggcacatctgaaatattattttataagtggccggaaaatgttctcggtacgggttgaaagttggcgtgtggtgttgttatgttgccggtaggctgcctgccaagtttcatcgcattcggagtccgttcgacgccccaacggataactatagcgacaatatagtcggtcaaatcgtcgaacattttcggtctccgaaaacagtcgtcaGGCCTctgtctcttctcttctctcagctcgagactgtCTACACAGCCCACTGCCAACCGCCAGGTCCGAAAACCCCACTTTGCACAGTGCAtcaacccctcgcgcgcgtccaaaaattgtcccggacccgactcgaGCAGTCgtgaccgttgggtccggatcatccccaaacatctacaaaacatctccgttttcttaattggatTTTCTAACCTATTTTTTCTCGACCGTCGGATTTCAATCAGATGATCGAAGCTCCCctctttccctatatatatatagactCCCTAGTCTAATTTAGGtcaaaccctaacttctagggagTTTGTCCCTTTGAGCCGCCGCCAGTCAtttcccctcgggatccatccccacctACCAGCTTCAAACCCTCGATCCGAGAgaatcctctcgatctctccccacCAACCCGAGACCTCCCATTGATCCAACCCTCCTCTGCCTTCCTGCCCGTTCGAGATCGAGGAGCCCGAGCCCCCGCAGCCGCCC
The Triticum dicoccoides isolate Atlit2015 ecotype Zavitan chromosome 3A, WEW_v2.0, whole genome shotgun sequence genome window above contains:
- the LOC119268403 gene encoding uncharacterized protein LOC119268403 gives rise to the protein MAASSLLQRRTSSAVPVDCVAKSAAHVLDWIRRIPIAAPSPDAADAAAFTSPALLESESCPALKSAWRGSASFKQGKTHAASAPDPRVDRATDPLLPCLSSQIPSPATGPACFFVRAQPLLNPPSS